Proteins encoded together in one Terriglobus saanensis SP1PR4 window:
- a CDS encoding ArsR/SmtB family transcription factor, which translates to MASIKDDEVAQIGKALGDPNRLAVYTQIAEHEELCCSDMHAKNAISNATLSHHLKVLTELGLVSSRKEGLNVYYRTVPEKLSAYLRYLKNIGTSLSR; encoded by the coding sequence ATGGCAAGTATCAAGGACGACGAAGTCGCGCAGATCGGGAAGGCACTCGGAGATCCGAACCGGCTCGCCGTTTATACGCAGATTGCAGAACACGAAGAACTCTGCTGCAGCGACATGCACGCCAAGAACGCCATCTCCAACGCGACTTTGTCCCACCATTTGAAAGTGTTGACGGAACTTGGTCTGGTCTCTTCTCGCAAGGAGGGACTGAACGTCTATTACCGTACGGTTCCGGAAAAGCTCTCCGCGTATCTTCGTTACTTAAAAAACATTGGTACAAGCCTCAGCCGCTAG